A stretch of Microbulbifer bruguierae DNA encodes these proteins:
- a CDS encoding FadR/GntR family transcriptional regulator: protein MPGARLYQQVAEKLAAAIAAGDYPAGTRLPAERKLAERFDVSRPTVREAIIALELAGCVEVKGGSGVYVTDTEAGAFSAGDSDIGAFEILQARMMFEGEAASLAAREMTDGEVAELESILEEMVAENASDSNAEVADEKFHLHIARCTHNDAVVSVCEHLWKLRNNSSVSARILEKVRQTGSKPRIEEHRRVLEAIQKRDPEAARNAMRDHLQRVVQQLLDATEAEALEQARREMSAARQRFALP from the coding sequence ATGCCGGGTGCCAGATTATACCAACAGGTAGCCGAAAAACTGGCTGCAGCCATTGCCGCAGGTGATTACCCTGCGGGCACTCGTCTGCCCGCCGAGCGCAAGCTGGCAGAGCGCTTTGATGTAAGCCGTCCGACCGTGCGCGAAGCCATTATCGCCCTCGAGCTGGCTGGCTGTGTAGAAGTGAAAGGCGGTTCCGGTGTTTACGTGACCGATACCGAAGCTGGTGCTTTCTCTGCTGGCGACAGCGATATCGGGGCGTTTGAAATCCTGCAGGCGCGCATGATGTTTGAGGGTGAGGCCGCGAGCCTCGCTGCCCGTGAAATGACCGATGGCGAGGTCGCGGAACTCGAATCCATACTGGAAGAGATGGTGGCCGAGAACGCTTCCGACTCCAATGCTGAAGTCGCGGATGAGAAATTCCATCTGCATATCGCTCGCTGCACCCACAATGATGCGGTGGTGTCGGTGTGTGAGCACTTGTGGAAGTTGCGCAACAACTCCTCTGTCTCTGCCCGTATTTTGGAGAAAGTGCGTCAGACCGGGTCCAAGCCGCGAATCGAAGAGCACCGCCGCGTGCTGGAAGCCATCCAGAAACGCGACCCGGAAGCGGCCCGCAACGCGATGCGCGATCACCTGCAGCGCGTGGTTCAGCAGTTGCTGGATGCCACCGAGGCGGAAGCGCTGGAACAGGCGCGACGTGAGATGAGCGCCGCACGCCAGCGGTTTGCCCTGCCCTGA
- a CDS encoding glycoside hydrolase family 28 protein produces the protein MTGFNRRVFLQSLVAAAALPAVPGLLPSAVAMSRPPRAQYNGPWAQVPKILSSIKLPSIPAREFDLKALGAKGEGEDASEFFAAAIEACRKAGGGRIVVPAGKYRTGPIHLVSNTELHLHEGAEIHFIPEPERYLPAVKTRWEGMEMMGYSPLIYAHKAENVALTGKGLIDGGADCDTWWPWKGANTKCENSSNEGDTQHPARNALMEEMEAGVPVAEREYAEGSFLRPPLVQFYECNNVLIEGVTLENSPFWVIHPVLCEGLTVRNVTTRSHGPNSDGCDPESCRNVLIEGCLFDNGDDCIAIKSGRNADGRRVNIPTENVVVRNCQMKDGHGGLVLGSEISGGVRNVFMEDCVMSSPHLERGLRIKTNAMRGGNIHDIYVRNLTIGQVKDVIVINFFYEEGDKGDFDPNVYNIQVEDLVCEEAERAFHIRGFARAPIRGLQISNSRIDRAASLGVIEEVTGLTVDNVTINGQAFKPS, from the coding sequence ATGACTGGATTTAATCGTCGGGTATTCCTGCAATCCTTGGTTGCTGCGGCAGCGCTGCCGGCTGTTCCCGGGCTGCTGCCCAGTGCGGTAGCGATGAGCCGTCCTCCGCGGGCCCAGTACAATGGCCCTTGGGCGCAGGTGCCGAAGATTCTTTCCTCGATCAAACTGCCTTCCATTCCTGCCCGGGAATTCGACCTCAAGGCGCTGGGCGCCAAAGGGGAGGGTGAGGATGCCAGTGAATTCTTTGCTGCAGCGATCGAGGCCTGCCGTAAAGCCGGTGGTGGCCGTATCGTGGTGCCCGCGGGCAAATACCGCACCGGTCCCATCCACCTGGTTTCCAACACCGAGCTGCACCTGCACGAGGGTGCCGAGATCCACTTCATCCCCGAGCCCGAGCGCTACCTGCCCGCGGTAAAAACCCGCTGGGAGGGCATGGAGATGATGGGTTACTCCCCGCTGATCTACGCCCACAAGGCCGAGAACGTTGCCTTGACCGGCAAGGGATTGATCGACGGCGGCGCCGACTGCGATACCTGGTGGCCCTGGAAGGGTGCCAACACCAAGTGCGAAAACAGCTCCAACGAGGGTGATACCCAGCACCCGGCGCGCAATGCACTGATGGAAGAGATGGAAGCCGGCGTGCCGGTGGCGGAGCGCGAATACGCCGAGGGCTCCTTCCTGCGTCCGCCACTGGTGCAGTTCTACGAGTGCAACAATGTGCTGATCGAAGGTGTGACCCTGGAGAATTCCCCGTTCTGGGTTATCCACCCAGTGTTGTGTGAAGGGCTCACGGTGCGCAATGTGACCACCCGCAGTCACGGCCCCAACTCCGATGGCTGTGACCCTGAGTCCTGCCGCAACGTATTGATTGAAGGCTGTCTGTTCGACAATGGTGACGACTGTATCGCCATCAAGTCCGGCCGCAATGCCGACGGTCGCCGGGTCAATATCCCCACGGAAAACGTGGTGGTGCGTAACTGTCAGATGAAAGACGGTCACGGCGGTCTGGTGCTGGGCAGTGAAATATCCGGCGGTGTGCGCAATGTGTTCATGGAGGACTGTGTGATGAGCAGCCCGCACCTGGAGCGCGGTCTGCGTATCAAGACCAACGCCATGCGCGGTGGCAATATCCACGATATATACGTGCGCAACCTCACCATCGGTCAGGTGAAAGACGTTATCGTGATCAACTTCTTCTACGAAGAAGGCGACAAGGGCGACTTTGATCCCAACGTCTACAACATCCAGGTGGAAGACCTGGTGTGCGAGGAGGCCGAGCGCGCCTTCCATATTCGCGGCTTTGCCCGCGCGCCGATTCGTGGTCTGCAGATTTCCAACAGCCGTATTGACCGGGCCGCTTCTTTGGGTGTGATAGAAGAGGTGACTGGCCTGACCGTGGACAACGTCACGATCAATGGTCAGGCCTTCAAGCCCAGCTGA
- a CDS encoding TonB-dependent receptor, with the protein MKTFELKPLTLAMAIIAVPAFAQEANTSGDASLEEITVTGSYAGSLAKALDTKRDATGMVDSILAEDIADFPDQNLAESLQRIPGVAIDRDDGEGRTITVRGLGSTYTRVQVNGMQAQSLAAGSGGVRTDRSFDFNVFASELFNRLDVYKTTSADLQEGSLGATVALQTARPLDYDNFTLVTNVQEGYNSQSGEFAPRASGLFSVSNEDKTLGFLLSAAFSQKNNSVEGAETVRWETWGGSRGNGVFNCSACETDEERAAVAAAWHPRIPRIADKTNEQDRLGLTSSFQWQPADSTLVTVDALYSNVDVTRNEPYLGAISLARLDTGASTGSSEMDIIDYMIDGNGTMTSGTVTGTDVRSENFQANWGSEYQQYSIALEHDFSDRLRMSALVGATESVMDNREVTVVYEHYSDGDSRQNIEYADSSDQFRWNYNGPNSLDLSYGFDLSDPANWELSEYRDRLYDASSETSHANVDVEFDLNDAFTLKAGANSNSYGYDIVGLRADKGFGSADSADGVVDGNACGISAAVSANDGKAIKSGGETYFQADFGISETLFDSGCWSYAVRAGDTRNVDEDTYGYFVQVDMDTDVFGGRRLRGNLGVRKAYTELASTGVTAYTDENDVDHVVDVTVKHKYDDTLPSLNLALNVAEDVILRASAAKVMSRPNLTDLNPGGSVSIFGEPKVSYGNPFIEPFRAKAYDLSAEWYFAESALVSLALFQKDIESFPTSDTVDMSWSQTGLPDSMLGAQVDQLKDAIFEVSRRVNGGGATVQGWELQYQQPLTFLPGPEWVQNFGVQSNYTFVDAETDSGSKMTGVSETSYNLTVYWENDDFQARISNAYRGEYLTNLSREEYVGASSFIDFSASYNVSENLKVSFEALNLGDEPKYRYLGEDVKRLYDEHFTGAQYFVGAQYKF; encoded by the coding sequence ATGAAGACCTTCGAGCTAAAACCACTCACTCTTGCGATGGCCATAATTGCGGTGCCGGCCTTTGCACAAGAAGCAAATACCTCTGGCGATGCCAGCCTGGAAGAGATCACGGTAACCGGCAGTTACGCGGGCAGTCTGGCCAAGGCGCTGGATACCAAGCGTGATGCTACCGGCATGGTGGACTCCATTCTGGCGGAAGACATTGCCGATTTCCCTGACCAGAACCTGGCAGAATCCCTGCAGCGCATTCCTGGTGTAGCTATCGATCGTGATGATGGCGAAGGTCGTACCATTACCGTACGTGGTCTGGGTTCTACCTACACCCGCGTGCAGGTAAACGGAATGCAGGCGCAGTCCCTGGCTGCCGGCTCCGGCGGTGTGCGCACCGACCGCAGCTTCGATTTCAACGTATTCGCATCCGAGCTGTTCAATCGTCTGGATGTATACAAAACCACTTCCGCTGATCTGCAGGAAGGTTCTCTGGGCGCTACCGTTGCTCTGCAAACCGCCCGCCCGCTGGATTACGATAACTTCACTCTGGTGACCAACGTCCAGGAAGGCTACAACAGCCAGTCTGGTGAGTTTGCGCCGCGCGCCTCCGGTCTCTTCAGTGTAAGCAACGAAGACAAGACGCTTGGTTTCTTGTTGTCTGCTGCTTTCTCCCAGAAAAATAACAGCGTTGAAGGTGCGGAAACCGTACGCTGGGAAACCTGGGGCGGCAGCAGGGGTAACGGCGTATTCAACTGCAGCGCCTGTGAAACCGACGAAGAACGCGCAGCAGTAGCAGCTGCATGGCACCCGCGTATTCCGCGTATCGCCGACAAAACTAATGAACAGGACCGTCTGGGTCTTACCTCTTCGTTCCAGTGGCAGCCCGCTGACAGTACCCTGGTTACTGTAGATGCGCTTTACTCCAACGTGGATGTAACCCGCAACGAGCCTTACCTCGGCGCTATTTCTCTGGCGCGACTGGATACTGGGGCGAGTACCGGTTCCAGTGAGATGGATATCATCGACTACATGATCGATGGCAATGGCACCATGACCAGCGGTACTGTGACCGGTACCGACGTGCGTTCAGAAAATTTCCAGGCGAACTGGGGTTCCGAGTACCAGCAGTACTCCATCGCTCTGGAGCATGATTTCAGCGATCGCCTGCGTATGAGCGCGTTGGTGGGTGCCACCGAATCCGTAATGGATAACCGCGAAGTGACTGTAGTCTATGAGCACTACAGCGACGGTGATAGCCGCCAGAATATTGAATACGCTGATAGCAGTGATCAGTTCCGCTGGAACTACAATGGTCCCAACTCTCTGGACCTGAGCTACGGCTTCGATCTGTCCGATCCCGCCAACTGGGAGCTGTCTGAGTATCGCGACCGTTTGTACGACGCAAGCTCTGAGACTTCACACGCTAACGTTGATGTAGAGTTCGACCTGAACGACGCGTTTACCCTGAAAGCTGGCGCCAACAGCAATTCTTACGGCTACGACATTGTAGGCCTGCGCGCGGATAAAGGTTTTGGGTCCGCGGACTCTGCAGATGGTGTCGTTGACGGCAATGCCTGTGGTATCAGTGCTGCTGTTTCTGCAAATGATGGCAAGGCTATCAAATCCGGTGGTGAAACCTACTTCCAGGCCGATTTCGGTATCAGCGAAACATTGTTTGATTCCGGATGCTGGAGCTATGCGGTACGCGCTGGCGATACCCGCAACGTTGACGAAGATACCTACGGCTACTTTGTCCAGGTAGATATGGACACTGATGTGTTCGGCGGCCGTCGACTGCGCGGTAACCTGGGTGTACGCAAGGCGTATACCGAGCTGGCTTCCACCGGTGTTACCGCTTACACCGACGAAAATGATGTTGATCACGTAGTCGACGTAACCGTAAAACACAAATACGACGATACTCTGCCCTCGTTGAATCTGGCTCTGAACGTAGCCGAGGACGTGATTCTGCGTGCGTCTGCAGCCAAGGTAATGAGCCGGCCGAACCTGACCGACCTCAACCCGGGCGGTTCCGTGTCGATCTTCGGCGAGCCAAAAGTAAGCTACGGCAACCCGTTTATCGAACCCTTCCGCGCCAAGGCGTACGACCTGTCTGCTGAATGGTATTTTGCCGAGAGCGCGCTGGTTAGCCTTGCGTTGTTCCAGAAAGATATCGAGTCTTTCCCGACTTCCGACACCGTCGACATGTCGTGGAGCCAAACCGGTCTGCCGGACTCCATGCTGGGTGCACAGGTCGATCAGCTGAAAGATGCAATTTTTGAAGTTTCGCGCCGGGTAAATGGCGGTGGTGCAACGGTTCAGGGCTGGGAGCTTCAGTACCAGCAACCGCTTACCTTCCTGCCTGGTCCGGAGTGGGTGCAGAACTTTGGTGTACAGAGCAACTACACCTTCGTGGATGCTGAAACCGACAGCGGCAGTAAGATGACTGGCGTATCAGAAACTTCTTATAACCTGACGGTTTACTGGGAGAACGACGACTTCCAGGCACGTATTTCCAACGCCTACCGCGGTGAGTACCTCACCAACCTGAGCCGTGAAGAATACGTCGGTGCCAGCAGCTTTATCGACTTTTCTGCGAGCTACAACGTGAGCGAAAATCTGAAGGTAAGCTTCGAAGCACTGAACCTGGGTGATGAGCCCAAGTACCGCTACCTGGGTGAAGATGTTAAGCGTCTGTACGACGAGCACTTCACCGGTGCACAGTACTTTGTTGGTGCGCAGTACAAGTTCTAA
- a CDS encoding glycoside hydrolase family 88 protein, producing the protein MKLFSKSIRNPSLNALAFALTAATLTACGEKSAEDTTATAAAALPQAPGAIATLELSNPSDFPRLDEAVYLSYYELGLKAGFASPIAVWNQAEQIPVQAIDKDADGSKDGIIFTVDVAVDETLKLRIAEADAVSSVTAKRTQAEISHKIDGEWKEREYLGGSFQNVSVLDVPKEHTDHSWYIRYEGPGIESDLVGYRVYLDWRNGFDIFGKSTQEPVLQGVGQDGFDSYHEPSDWGMDILKVGSAVGVGGYGFWDGEKVIRVSDVQDWRAEITENGDLYSAFAIDYLGWKPVEGVQTDLHAQLSMHAGSRLVEVNAKTSEELDNMIAGIVNHPGTELIVGDMDITGHAYTYIGTYGPQSLDGANLGMAVLAKRKAIKETTTDEHNQVAILKPADKEIQYYFVAAWANEVESRHGPITTKAEFETYLQQEAEKLTMPLRQRLTTTASAAETAQPLTADVALKWSQRLADSELERKTLDYRFGGFDHIRKRPSYFEYTTGMVMQAYDELNQVAPDARYSDAVQTVMGSFVAEDGNINGYVQEKYNIDSIRAGTMLLRMYERNQDPNYKKAVDHLYEQLEHHPRTTAGAFWHKKIYPHQVWLDGVYMGIPFLAQYEQLMHEEPNVAEVLAEFKVVNEILKDPETGLFYHAWDEKREQEWANKDTGLSGYHWARGMGWLAMALVDVLDYIPQENTAERQYLLNMISEIAVVVEKYQDPESGTWWQVIDKPGERGNYLESSASTMFTYFYAKALNEGYLPKDQYLGTAKKAYQGLLDEFVQVHADGTISITDMCQVAGLGFGRDGSYKYYLSEPIYDDDPKGTAPFITSGVEMYKLLKSES; encoded by the coding sequence GTGAAACTGTTTAGCAAGTCCATACGCAATCCGAGTCTGAATGCCCTGGCATTCGCGCTGACGGCGGCTACGCTTACCGCCTGTGGCGAGAAAAGCGCGGAAGATACAACGGCGACTGCCGCGGCGGCATTGCCTCAAGCACCCGGTGCTATCGCCACCCTGGAGCTTTCCAACCCCTCGGATTTCCCCCGCCTGGACGAAGCGGTTTATCTCAGCTACTACGAACTTGGACTGAAAGCCGGCTTTGCCTCGCCAATTGCGGTGTGGAACCAGGCTGAACAGATTCCCGTGCAGGCGATCGATAAAGACGCCGATGGCAGCAAGGACGGAATTATTTTTACGGTCGATGTGGCTGTGGATGAGACCCTGAAGCTGCGCATCGCCGAAGCCGATGCCGTATCGTCGGTTACCGCCAAGCGCACCCAGGCGGAAATTTCCCACAAAATCGATGGCGAGTGGAAAGAGCGCGAGTATCTCGGCGGCAGCTTCCAGAACGTCAGCGTACTGGACGTACCCAAAGAGCACACCGATCACTCCTGGTATATCCGCTACGAAGGCCCGGGTATCGAGTCCGATCTGGTGGGCTACCGGGTGTACCTGGACTGGCGCAACGGCTTCGATATTTTCGGCAAGTCGACCCAGGAGCCGGTACTCCAGGGCGTTGGTCAGGATGGATTTGATTCCTACCACGAGCCTTCCGACTGGGGTATGGATATTCTCAAAGTCGGTAGCGCCGTCGGTGTTGGTGGCTACGGCTTCTGGGATGGCGAAAAAGTCATTCGCGTAAGCGACGTGCAGGACTGGCGTGCCGAGATCACCGAAAATGGCGACCTCTACTCCGCCTTTGCGATCGACTACCTGGGCTGGAAGCCGGTGGAAGGGGTACAGACCGACCTGCACGCACAGCTTTCCATGCACGCCGGCAGCCGCCTGGTGGAAGTCAATGCGAAAACCAGCGAAGAACTGGACAATATGATTGCCGGTATCGTCAATCACCCGGGCACCGAGCTGATCGTTGGTGACATGGACATTACCGGTCACGCCTATACCTACATCGGCACCTACGGCCCGCAGAGCCTCGATGGTGCCAACCTGGGTATGGCGGTGCTGGCCAAGCGCAAGGCCATCAAGGAAACCACCACCGACGAGCACAACCAGGTTGCAATCCTGAAGCCCGCGGACAAGGAAATTCAATACTACTTTGTGGCCGCCTGGGCAAATGAAGTGGAGAGCCGTCACGGCCCCATCACCACCAAGGCCGAGTTTGAAACTTACCTCCAGCAGGAAGCGGAAAAACTCACCATGCCGCTGCGCCAGCGCCTGACCACTACCGCCAGTGCCGCCGAAACCGCGCAGCCGCTGACCGCAGATGTGGCGCTGAAATGGAGCCAGCGCCTGGCGGACTCAGAACTTGAGCGCAAAACCCTCGATTATCGTTTCGGTGGCTTTGACCACATCCGCAAGCGCCCGTCTTATTTCGAATACACCACCGGTATGGTGATGCAGGCCTACGACGAACTGAATCAGGTTGCGCCGGATGCCCGCTACTCTGACGCCGTGCAGACGGTTATGGGTTCCTTCGTGGCGGAAGATGGCAACATCAACGGCTACGTGCAGGAAAAGTACAACATCGATAGCATCCGCGCCGGCACCATGCTGCTGCGTATGTACGAGCGCAACCAGGACCCGAACTACAAGAAAGCTGTAGACCATCTGTACGAACAGCTGGAACACCATCCGCGCACCACGGCCGGCGCCTTCTGGCACAAAAAAATCTACCCGCACCAGGTATGGCTTGACGGCGTTTACATGGGTATTCCGTTCCTTGCCCAATATGAGCAGCTGATGCATGAAGAGCCCAATGTGGCGGAAGTGCTGGCCGAGTTCAAAGTGGTAAACGAAATTCTCAAAGACCCGGAAACCGGCCTGTTCTATCACGCCTGGGACGAAAAGCGTGAGCAGGAGTGGGCGAATAAGGATACCGGTCTTTCCGGTTATCACTGGGCCCGCGGCATGGGCTGGCTGGCGATGGCGCTGGTGGATGTGCTCGACTACATTCCGCAGGAAAACACCGCAGAGCGCCAGTACCTGCTGAATATGATCAGCGAGATTGCAGTAGTGGTTGAGAAGTACCAGGACCCGGAAAGCGGCACCTGGTGGCAGGTCATCGACAAGCCGGGCGAGCGCGGTAACTACCTGGAATCTTCGGCCAGCACCATGTTCACCTACTTCTACGCCAAGGCACTGAACGAAGGTTACTTGCCGAAAGACCAGTATCTCGGCACCGCTAAAAAAGCCTACCAGGGCCTGCTAGATGAATTCGTGCAGGTGCACGCTGATGGCACCATCAGTATTACCGATATGTGCCAGGTCGCGGGCCTCGGATTCGGCCGTGATGGCAGCTACAAGTACTATCTGAGCGAACCGATTTACGACGATGACCCCAAGGGTACCGCGCCGTTCATCACTTCCGGCGTTGAGATGTACAAGCTGCTGAAATCTGAATCGTAA
- the kduI gene encoding 5-dehydro-4-deoxy-D-glucuronate isomerase, whose translation MTTVFEERHASHPGDYVNYDTDRLRDEYLVPNLFTADTVNLTYTHVDRVIVGGVMPVDTVVKLETVDALKSDYFLERRELGIINIGAPGCVEVDGTIYEIGTKEALYVSRGSQDVKFSSNVKTSPSKFYILSTPAHREFPTTKVGQGDAQVIELGAAETCNKRTLRKLLVKDVLETCQLQMGMTELAEGSCWNTMPCHTHSRRMEVYMYFNVPEGQAVCHFMGPPQQTRTIWMHNEQAVISPTWSLHSGVGTSNYTFIWGMAGENHDYDDMDKVQPTELR comes from the coding sequence ATGACAACCGTATTTGAAGAGCGCCACGCAAGTCACCCGGGTGACTACGTAAATTACGACACCGATCGCCTGCGCGATGAATATCTGGTGCCGAACCTGTTCACTGCCGACACCGTAAACCTGACCTACACCCACGTCGATCGCGTGATTGTGGGCGGGGTTATGCCGGTGGATACGGTCGTAAAACTGGAAACCGTCGACGCGCTAAAATCTGATTACTTCCTCGAGCGTCGCGAGCTGGGCATCATCAATATTGGCGCACCGGGCTGCGTGGAAGTGGACGGCACCATTTACGAAATCGGCACCAAGGAAGCGCTGTACGTGAGCCGCGGTTCCCAGGACGTTAAGTTCTCCAGCAATGTAAAAACTTCACCGTCCAAGTTTTACATCCTTTCCACTCCCGCCCATCGCGAATTCCCCACCACCAAAGTTGGCCAGGGAGATGCGCAGGTGATTGAGCTGGGCGCGGCGGAAACCTGCAACAAGCGCACTCTGCGTAAGTTGCTGGTGAAGGACGTGCTGGAAACCTGCCAGCTGCAGATGGGCATGACCGAATTGGCCGAAGGCAGCTGCTGGAACACCATGCCATGCCACACCCACAGTCGCCGCATGGAAGTGTACATGTACTTCAATGTGCCGGAAGGCCAGGCAGTGTGCCACTTTATGGGCCCGCCCCAGCAGACCCGTACCATCTGGATGCACAACGAGCAGGCGGTGATCTCTCCTACCTGGTCGCTGCATTCCGGCGTCGGTACCAGCAACTACACCTTTATCTGGGGTATGGCTGGGGAAAATCACGATTACGACGATATGGACAAGGTGCAGCCCACCGAGCTGCGTTGA
- a CDS encoding gluconate 5-dehydrogenase — protein sequence MSKSLFDLSGKVALVTGATHGLGMAMAEGLGNAGAKLVITGHSSQEKLDNAVAELREKGYDAHGYLFNVTDEAVVNEMVPVIEQEQGPIDVLVNNAGIIRRVPLLDMELSEWNKVLETNLTGVMVMTRPVVRRMIERGAGKIINICSMMSELGRDSVSAYAASKGGLKMLTQNMATEWARHNIQVNGIGPGYFATAQTAPIRVDGHPFNDFIIGRTPAGRWGNPEDLQGAAVFLSSDASNFVNGQVVYVDGGILATIGKPSNE from the coding sequence ATGTCCAAGTCACTGTTTGACCTGAGCGGAAAAGTCGCCCTGGTTACCGGTGCTACGCACGGTCTCGGTATGGCCATGGCCGAAGGCCTCGGCAATGCCGGAGCGAAGCTGGTCATCACTGGCCATTCCTCGCAGGAAAAACTCGACAACGCCGTCGCTGAACTGCGCGAAAAGGGCTACGACGCCCACGGCTACCTGTTCAATGTCACCGACGAAGCGGTGGTCAATGAAATGGTGCCGGTGATCGAGCAGGAGCAGGGCCCCATCGATGTGCTGGTGAATAACGCCGGTATCATTCGCCGTGTGCCGCTGCTGGACATGGAACTGTCTGAGTGGAACAAGGTGCTCGAGACCAACCTGACCGGTGTGATGGTAATGACCCGCCCGGTGGTGCGTCGCATGATCGAGCGCGGTGCCGGCAAGATCATCAATATCTGTTCGATGATGAGCGAGCTGGGTCGCGACAGCGTTTCTGCTTACGCGGCCTCCAAGGGCGGCCTGAAAATGCTGACCCAGAACATGGCGACCGAATGGGCGCGCCACAATATCCAGGTGAACGGCATTGGCCCGGGCTACTTCGCTACCGCCCAGACCGCGCCGATACGCGTGGATGGTCACCCCTTCAATGACTTCATTATTGGCCGTACACCGGCAGGTCGCTGGGGCAACCCGGAAGATCTCCAGGGCGCGGCGGTGTTCCTGTCCAGTGACGCGAGTAATTTCGTCAACGGCCAGGTCGTATATGTAGATGGCGGTATTCTGGCGACCATTGGTAAGCCAAGTAACGAGTGA